The following are encoded together in the Cicer arietinum cultivar CDC Frontier isolate Library 1 chromosome 2, Cicar.CDCFrontier_v2.0, whole genome shotgun sequence genome:
- the LOC101498891 gene encoding ribonuclease 1-like, with product MEFQGSILIKAILVLQCFSILCASQSQDFDFFYFVQQWPGSYCDSKKACCYPTTGKPDADFGIHGLWPNYKDGTYPSNCDPSKPFDESQISGLTSSLQKNWPTLACPSGDGITFWTHEWEKHGTCSESVLNQHDYFETTLNLKQKANLLKALTSAGINADGGSYSLSNIKTAIQDGVGFAPFIECNRDSSGNSQLYQVYLCVDNSGSDFIDCPVFPHGKCGPEIEFPTF from the exons ATGGAGTTTCAAGGTTCAATTTTAATCAAGGCTATCTTGGTGCTGCAATGTTTTTCTATTCTATGTGCTTCACAGTCACAAGATTTTGACTTCTTCTACTTCGTTCAACAG TGGCCAGGATCATATTGTGACTCAAAAAAGGCTTGTTGCTACCCAACAACAGGGAAGCCTGATGCAGATTTTGGAATTCATGGTTTATGGCCTAATTACAAGGATGGTACATACCCATCTAACTGTGATCCTAGTAAACCATTTGATGAATCTCAG ATTTCTGGTCTGACCAGCTCTTTGCAAAAGAATTGGCCCACATTAGCATGCCCAAGTGGCGATGGAATTACATTTTGGACCCATGAATGGGAGAAACATGGTACTTGTTCAGAATCAGTTCTTAATCAACATGACTACTTTGAAACAACTCTCAACTTGAAACAAAAAGCCAACCTTCTCAAAGCTCTTACAAGTGCAG GAATAAATGCTGATGGAGGATCCTACAGTTTGAGCAACATTAAAACGGCTATACAAGATGGAGTTGGATTTGCTCCATTTATTGAATGCAATAGGGATTCATCTGGTAATAGTCAGCTATACCAAGTTTATTTGTGTGTCGACAATTCTGGATCAGACTTCATTGATTGCCCTGTCTTCCCCCATGGAAAGTGTGGACCTGAAATTGAGTTcccaactttttaa